Part of the Thermomicrobiales bacterium genome is shown below.
ACTGGCGGAAGAGCTGGCGCATCCCGGCCTCGTCTTCGGAGACCGCGGGATAGATCTCGGAATAGGTCCCTTCCAGGTAGACCTGCGCCACAATGGCCGGACCCCCGTGTCCGGGACCAGCCAGGTAGATGGCGTCGACATCGCGTTCCTTGATCAGACGGTTGAGCTGCACGTAGACAAGATTCAACCCCGGCGAGGTGCCCCAGTGGCCCAGCAGGCGCGGTTTGATCTGCTCGATTGCCAGCGGCTCGCGCAGCAACGGGTTCGCTTGCAGATAGATCTGCCCCACGGTCAGATAGTTGGACGCCTGCCAGTAGCGCAGCATCTTGTCCAGCAGCTCGGGCGACAGCGGACCGTCCGCTTCGGGAGCGGGTGGCGGCGCTTCCTCGGTGGCGACGACCGAGGAAAGATCGGGATCGAAGACGTAGTTCATGCTGTTCCCTCCCGTTGAATGAGCGTTATCGTATCCCGCGCGATCATGCGCTCCTCGTCGGACGGGAGCACCATGACGCGCACAGGAGCATCGTCATACGAAATTTCCGTACCTATTTTCCTCACAGTAAAGCTCGTCATCCCGAGCGACGCCGAGGGATCTCTTGACCGTTCCGAGTTCGATTTGTTCTTCTCCGGATCGATTGTGATCCCGGCATAGGCGAAATCGCGGCAGATCCGCTCCCGAATCTCGGCCGCGTGCTCGCCGATGCCGCCGGTAAAGACCAGCAGATCGATTCCCCCCAGCACCGCCAGCAACGCTCCCAGCTGCTTGCGCGCCAGGTAGACATAGAGTTCGAGCGCAATGGCGGTCTGGGCATCGTCGGCTTCGTGATCGAGCAGGGTTTTCATGTCGGCGGAGCGTTGCGACACTCCGCGCAACCCGGCCTGATTGGTCACCAGATCGGCCACCTCGTCAATGCTCCGGCCGGTTTGTTGCAGAAGATAGAGCATCAGCCCAGGGTCGAGATCGCCCGCGCGCGTACCCATCATCAAACCGCCGAGCGGGGTGAATCCCATGGTGGTGTCGACGCTCTTCCCCTTCCGCAGCGCGGCCATGCTGGCGCCATTGCCCAGATGCGCCACGATGGCACGCGGCGGCAGGTCGTCGCCAAGCTGCTCCACGATCGAGGCGTAACTCAAGCCATGAAACCCGTAGCGGATGACGCCATCCCGCTCGAACTCGGGCGGCAAGGGATAGCGCTGCGCGACGGGCGGCATGGTGCGGTGAAAGGCGGTGTCGAAACAGGCCGCCTGCGGCAGATCGGGGAAGGTGTTCCGGGTGGTGGCGATGGCCGCGAGCGCTTGCGGGAGATGATTCGGCGCGAACGGGATCAACTGCTCGATGGCGGCCACCATTGCGTCATCGATCAACTGCGGCGCGGAATAGTTGGGACCGCCATGCACCAGGCGATGCCCAATGGCGACCAGCGGATCGATCTCGCCGTTGCGCCTCATCCAATCGAGCAACGCGGCGAGCGCCTCGCCATGATCCCTGGCTGTCACCGGTTCGTTCGCCAGCGTATCCCCCGCTCCGCTGGTCACACGCAATGCGGATGCGTGCCCGATGTGCTCCACCAGCGCCGTCATGTGCCGGTCGGCCAGCTCGTCCGCGTCGAAAACCGCGGCTTTCAGGCTGGACGAACCGGTATTGACCGTCAGCACCGTACGCTCAGGCATGGCGCATCTCCCCGGGCAACATCCCGATCAGCCCCGCGGTCTCCAAGGCCGCAAAGAACGGATCGAGCGACGGTGGCCCGTCCCCGCCCGTGTCGATCGTTACCCCAATTGCGCCGTCGGGAACCCGCACCGGACGTTCGGCAAGTTCGGCGATCTGTCGTTCACGAATCTCGAACGTCGCATCGGAGGCTGTCTGCCGCTCGCGCGCCCGCCGCTCGATGCGCGTTCGGGCAGTGGCGTCATCCAATTCGGTCCAGACGACGACGACGACGGGACATCCCCCACGTCCGTCATCTCTCCCCCCTTCGTCATCCCGAGCGACGTCGAGGGATCCCCTCGCCGCAGCGAGCCCCCCCTCGTCATCCCGAGCGACGTCGAGGGATCTCCTCGCCGCAGCGAGTCCCGCATCGTCATCCCGAGCGAAGCCGAGGGATCTCCTCGCCGCAGCGAGTGCTCCCCGAACACCCGTCCCCCGAACCGAAACCGCCTCGGCAAACCGCTCCCGTTGCGCATTGTCCAGAAAGGTCGCATCCACAACCGCTGTCCGCCCACGTTCGATCGTCTCGACCGCGCGTTCCAGCAATCGGTCGTACGTCCGCGCGGTCCATTCACGCGTGTAGATTCCCTGATGCCACTCGCTCGTGGCCGAATCGGTCAGCTGCAACCCGGCCAACTCCTTGCGCGCTTCATCCGAACTGAGCACGATGCCGTTGGTCGCCCGCGCGATCGCCGCCGCCACGGTCGATTTTCCGCTGCCGCTCAAGCCCGAGACGAGCACCAGCATCGGCTGGATAGGACAGGCGAACGAGGTAGCGATATCGAGATAGCTCGCCGCTTCGAAGGCACGTGCGCGGTCGGTGTCCGCATCGCGTCCCGAGCGCTCCAGCGCCGCGACTTTCGCCCGAACCAGCGCACGGTGCGCCGCATAGAGATCGACCACCGGCCCCGGCAGCTCGACTCCGGCCTCCTGATAGCGCGCCAACAGGTCGTCGCCCACCTCGCCCGCACTCAGCCGCCGCAGATCCATGACCAGAAACGCAAGATCGCTGGCCACATCGGCGCACCGAATGGCAATCTCGAATTCGACACAGTCGTAGATCTGCATGGCGTCTGGTTCGAGGCAAATATGCTCGCATCGCAGATCGCCGTGGCCCTCGCACAGCCAGGTGTCGAAGCGCGCATGCAACAACTCCCGTTGCTCGGTCATGAACCCGCGCATCGACCGTTCGACCAGTCCGAGTTGGGCAGCTCCCAAAATGTCAGATGCGACGCTGGCCACCTGATCGAGGTTATCGGTCAGGACGGCCAGATAGGTTTGGGAATCCTGGGGACACGCAGGATGGTCGCTTGAGGCATTCGGCTCAGGCTCGGAGAGCCTTGGCTTCTTGTAGCCCTGTCCTTCAGGGCAGGGCACCCCTCGGGATGACGAGAGTGAGGCATGAAACGGAATCAACCGATCCGCCAACCGATCGGCCAGATCGTCCGGCGCCTTCCCCTCCCGCAAGAGAGCGTCCAACATCCGCTCGGCGTCCAGGCGCCGCATCACCACCGCCCACTCGATCGGCTCGCCCGGCGCATCGACCCCGGCCTCCGTCACCGGCACGACACCCAGATAGACATCGGTCGTGAGACGGCGATTGAGCCGAACCTCGTCCTCGCACGCCTGCTTGCGTTTGGCCGGATCGCGAAAATCGACGAACCCAAGCTCGACCGGCCGCTTCAGTTTGACCACTCGCTCCCCGGCCAGATAGACCCAGGAGATATGCGTCTCGATCAGGCGCGCCTCATCCACCGGCCACGGATACATACCGGGATCGAGCAGCATCTTTGGATCGAACTGAGAAGCCGTCATAGCCGCCGGATGTCGTCCTTCCATTCGTCAGCTCGAGAAAAAGCCGCGCTGCCGACCGCGCCGTCGCTTCTAGTCTAGCGATTCGGACTGCACAGACCGTCGCACCGAGAAGCGCGGAGTTGCGAAAACATGGCAATAGTGGAACGGCGGCGAGCGCATCGCGCCCACCGCCGTTCCGACCGCCTCGTGCCCGGGTAAACCCGGTCATGCACGCCCCACTTGAATGCCGGAACAACCAGACAGTCCACGCCGCCTGAATGCCCGCTGTCGAAATGAGGAACGGCTGCATCCAGGCCAATGCCTCCGCTCCCCCAAGGATGTTCGACTCGAGTGTGCGCCGCATGCCATCGCATTCGAATCACGGAGTGCGCGCACGGTGTGTCAATTTCGTGTCAGCCACTCCCGCAGCTGGGCATTCATGGAAATAGCAGGAACCGATCCGAACTCGACGGCAAAGCGGACGCAAGGCACAGCCGACCACCGCGCAGGAGCGCAACCGCAACGATTCCCCAATCGTCTCAGGGCTCTGGACCCTGGACTCCGGGCTCCGGACTCCGGACTCCGGCCTTCGGCCTCCAGCCCCTATATCCGCGCCCGGATCGCTTCGTCGAACTCGACGTGCCGCTCGACCTCTTCGGCCAGGGAGATTTCGCCCTCGACGTCGTCGGTCGCAATGCGTTCCCAGTCCTTGAGGGTGAGGTTCATCAGGAGGGAGACCAGATCGCCGCGGGCGGTGTCGAACTCATTCAGAAAGGCATCCAGATCGTCAGGAACCGGGGCGCTCTTCAGCGCGTCGTCCAGGCCCGGCAGGGTCTTGAACCAGGGAGGCGACGATTCGCGCTGCAACCGCTGCAACCGTTCGAGCACGGTCTTGTCCCGCTCGTGCAACGCCGACACGGCGATCACCGCCTTTTCAGACGGCCCGCTCTCGGTATTGAGGAAGAGGGTGCGGACCAGCGCCGGCGTGCCCAGCAGCTCGTCGATCAGATCCTGATAGTCATCGAGCATCGGAGAGCACTTCGCTGAGCGAGGTGTAGATCACCTCCGGCAGCGCGCCGGCCATGGTGACCTCCCAGGGCACACCATAGGGATCGCGGAAGGCAAAATAGGTCTGCCCGCCACCCAGGCTCTCGTAGTTCCGCATCAGCGCCTGGCCGCGCAACCGGTTGAACGTCTCGCCGTCGACGCGGATCGAAACCCGGTCCACCAGCGTGCGCTCGACCCGCGCCCCGCGACCCACCCGGTGCAACGCGATCAGCAACGCGCCATTGCGCAGAAAGGCATCGTCTGCCATTTCGTCGTTCATCACCGCGGTCACCGGATCGTAATCGGCCGGCAGCAAGCGGTAGGCGCCCATCTCGTCCGACTTGGTGCGCGCCACGACCTCGAGCCCCAGCAGGTCGTTGTAAAACTTCTCGGCTTTCGGGAGGTCGGTCACATTGATGGCCATGTAATTGACCGACTCGATGACGACGCGTGGTTCTTCGACGACGACGATCGACTCTTCCATGAATGCTTCCCTATCTCCCGCGATGGCGGCGTTGACGATTGCTTGGCCACGGCTTGCTTCCGGGCCAATCCATGGCTGGGCAATGTGATCGCCGATCTTGGGAATCGAATGATCGACCCACGGCTGATCGTGCCGAATCGCGGCAATGAGCGACCCCTCGTCATAGTCGGCCAGGTGAACCCGGCGGCCGCTATAGAAGACGAAGCGCAGATCCGGCTTGGGCTCGACGGTATTCAGCCAGTCGAACAGCGTGCCGATGACCCGAAGATCGGGGGCAGAGACGGTGAGCGCAGTGCGAGGCTCGTCCCACCCACCGGCAAAGGAGGTGCGGTTGGTCACGATCTGCGTGGCCGGAGCCTTGGTGATGGCGATTTCCGCTTCGGATGAGTATGCCAGCGGAGTTTCCAGCGTAAACCGGTACGCCATCCGAACTCGTCTCCCTCGTAACTGCCAGACCGCCAAATCAGCGGCCACATCACGGCTGTCTGCCAGGCACCGATTGTACCGTACCCATCCCAATGGCTCGGATTCGTCATTCGGCAACATCGGGAGAAACCTGAGGCGATTCTGTGAGGAATTTCACGAATCTGGATATCGCCCTTGTTCGCCGATGTTGTCGCATGCTACGATGCTTACCTCATCATGTCGGGTCGAACGTAGCGAATTGACGTTGCAGTCGTCCATTCGGCGTATCTACGCAGCGATTTCGATGATGAGACGTATCGACAAACGCTGACAGGCTGGCAATTGCCGGGGGGCGATTGCAGTCAGCGTCGACCGTCGTAGGGCCCCGCGGGGGTCATCCGGACGATCCGCATTTTCGTCCGGCCCGTTGTCCTACGAAGAGGGAAGGAACCGAATAGATGGCTCACCGCGCCGAGGCGCGGCGTCGCATGTTGCAGCATGCACGTCGTGCAATCGTTGCCGTTGCAGCAGGATCGACCCTGCTGCTCTCCTCCGCGCTTCCAGCGCTCGCCCGTGAACTCCCCGTCATTACCGCCCCAAGTCCATCCTCGGACGCCTCCACCAAGTCTCCGTCCTATCTGGTCCCCACGCGCATGATTCCCGTCGGAGGAGCAGACGGCGGAACCGTCATTGGTTTTGCCCCGGCCGCGGTCGACCCAGACGCGCTTCCGTATGGTGAAATCCTGGCCGCTCCGGCCGTCGGACCCACCATCGTGAGCATCGCGATGTCGTATCTCGGCTATCCCTATGTCGCAGCCGGCGCCGGTCCGGGCGGGTTCGACTGCTCAGGATTCACGCAGTACGTCGTCGGTTTGGCGACCGGCATCTGGATCTCGCACGCGGTCGAGGCGCAACCCTATTCGGCGGGATACTTCGTCGACTATGGCGCGTGGCAGCCGGGCGACATCATCTTCTTCCAGAACACGTATCGCGCCGGCATCTCGCACGCCGCGATCTACATCGGCGACGGCATGATCATCCACGCCGAGAACTACGAATCCGGCGTGACGATCGACAGCATCTACTCCTCCTACTACGCCCCCCGCTACTGGGGCGCCGTCCGGATCGGGTAGCTCGCCCACACGAGACGTCCGTGCTCTCCAGCCCGGGAGCACGGACGTCTTGCTTGCATCCTGAGATTCCGGTGGGTTGGTCTATTCCGATTTCAGGTATCGCTCGATATTGCCCATCTGCTCTTCCCATCCTTCGGTGTTGTCGAGCAGGGAACGTTCGCGAATCTCCGGCGGGAGCGCGGC
Proteins encoded:
- a CDS encoding acetate/propionate family kinase, with product MPERTVLTVNTGSSSLKAAVFDADELADRHMTALVEHIGHASALRVTSGAGDTLANEPVTARDHGEALAALLDWMRRNGEIDPLVAIGHRLVHGGPNYSAPQLIDDAMVAAIEQLIPFAPNHLPQALAAIATTRNTFPDLPQAACFDTAFHRTMPPVAQRYPLPPEFERDGVIRYGFHGLSYASIVEQLGDDLPPRAIVAHLGNGASMAALRKGKSVDTTMGFTPLGGLMMGTRAGDLDPGLMLYLLQQTGRSIDEVADLVTNQAGLRGVSQRSADMKTLLDHEADDAQTAIALELYVYLARKQLGALLAVLGGIDLLVFTGGIGEHAAEIRERICRDFAYAGITIDPEKNKSNSERSRDPSASLGMTSFTVRKIGTEISYDDAPVRVMVLPSDEERMIARDTITLIQREGTA
- a CDS encoding AAA family ATPase yields the protein MTASQFDPKMLLDPGMYPWPVDEARLIETHISWVYLAGERVVKLKRPVELGFVDFRDPAKRKQACEDEVRLNRRLTTDVYLGVVPVTEAGVDAPGEPIEWAVVMRRLDAERMLDALLREGKAPDDLADRLADRLIPFHASLSSSRGVPCPEGQGYKKPRLSEPEPNASSDHPACPQDSQTYLAVLTDNLDQVASVASDILGAAQLGLVERSMRGFMTEQRELLHARFDTWLCEGHGDLRCEHICLEPDAMQIYDCVEFEIAIRCADVASDLAFLVMDLRRLSAGEVGDDLLARYQEAGVELPGPVVDLYAAHRALVRAKVAALERSGRDADTDRARAFEAASYLDIATSFACPIQPMLVLVSGLSGSGKSTVAAAIARATNGIVLSSDEARKELAGLQLTDSATSEWHQGIYTREWTARTYDRLLERAVETIERGRTAVVDATFLDNAQRERFAEAVSVRGTGVRGALAAARRSLGFARDDDAGLAAARRSLDVARDDEGGLAAARGSLDVARDDEGGRDDGRGGCPVVVVVWTELDDATARTRIERRARERQTASDATFEIRERQIAELAERPVRVPDGAIGVTIDTGGDGPPSLDPFFAALETAGLIGMLPGEMRHA
- a CDS encoding VOC family protein, which produces MAYRFTLETPLAYSSEAEIAITKAPATQIVTNRTSFAGGWDEPRTALTVSAPDLRVIGTLFDWLNTVEPKPDLRFVFYSGRRVHLADYDEGSLIAAIRHDQPWVDHSIPKIGDHIAQPWIGPEASRGQAIVNAAIAGDREAFMEESIVVVEEPRVVIESVNYMAINVTDLPKAEKFYNDLLGLEVVARTKSDEMGAYRLLPADYDPVTAVMNDEMADDAFLRNGALLIALHRVGRGARVERTLVDRVSIRVDGETFNRLRGQALMRNYESLGGGQTYFAFRDPYGVPWEVTMAGALPEVIYTSLSEVLSDAR
- a CDS encoding C40 family peptidase; this encodes MAHRAEARRRMLQHARRAIVAVAAGSTLLLSSALPALARELPVITAPSPSSDASTKSPSYLVPTRMIPVGGADGGTVIGFAPAAVDPDALPYGEILAAPAVGPTIVSIAMSYLGYPYVAAGAGPGGFDCSGFTQYVVGLATGIWISHAVEAQPYSAGYFVDYGAWQPGDIIFFQNTYRAGISHAAIYIGDGMIIHAENYESGVTIDSIYSSYYAPRYWGAVRIG